A region from the Drosophila takahashii strain IR98-3 E-12201 chromosome 2L, DtakHiC1v2, whole genome shotgun sequence genome encodes:
- the LOC108063616 gene encoding uncharacterized protein isoform X2, producing the protein MANKSRVLQRDAFSFVQQPKNRNEDNDRLRGAKYPSVFLFGIDSISRMNFRRSMPLTSTFVSQKGWFEMEGYNKVADNTLPNLMAILTGRTPRQWRSQCDVRKSGCLDSLTFLWNHFHNAGYLTAYAEDLSSISTFNYLKMGFKRPPVDFYLRPFLMVIEQAMQTLEYFGFKYCVGRKHSFTYVFDFAKQLIERFVLEQPKPIFGLFWTSSFTHDDFRGGANLDGLFVRYLEQFKAYGLFERSIVILLSDHGSRYGPLAEHYTGFLEERQPMLHIYLPPWYRRRYPSVERALTLNKNRLSSNYDLHLGIRQLIEQIHPRLDFIRSVKCDYCRSILRVLPRNRSCSDAGIPDHWCTCKPFVTVRITLFIRRLTQLTVSRMNRYLKMLNVDGVCHRIKLNKVLKADRQLHFNELGNEVPSPNNVETYRLVFTTKPNDAKFRSIVKSNENNDIVTIQMDMISRLNSYRNESYCVDDALAKKFCMCYAEQFLKLGERGVLKVRKVKYKFHENEDDYYDEAKYNNHIS; encoded by the coding sequence ATGGCAAACAAGTCGAGGGTTTTGCAACGTGATGCCTTCTCGTTTGTTCAGCAACCGAAGAATCGGAATGAGGATAATGATCGACTCAGGGGTGCCAAGTATCCCAGTGTCTTTCTCTTCGGGATCGATAGTATATCCCGCATGAATTTCCGGAGGAGTATGCCGCTCACTTCGACCTTTGTCAGCCAGAAGGGTTGGTTCGAGATGGAGGGTTATAACAAGGTGGCCGACAATACCCTGCCGAATTTAATGGCCATACTCACGGGTCGTACCCCTCGACAATGGCGATCGCAATGTGATGTGCGAAAGTCCGGCTGCCTGGACAGCCTGACCTTCTTGTGGAATCACTTTCATAACGCCGGTTACTTGACTGCCTATGCCGAGGACTTGTCTTCAATCTCCACgtttaactatttaaaaatggGTTTCAAACGTCCCCCCGTGGATTTCTACTTGCGACCCTTTCTCATGGTCATCGAACAGGCTATGCAAACGTTGGAGTACTTTGGCTTTAAATACTGCGTGGGCAGGAAGCACAGTTTTACGTACGTCTTTGATTTTGCGAAACAGCTAATAGAGCGTTTTGTACTCGAGCAGCCGAAACCGATTTTTGGCCTTTTTTGGACGAGCAGCTTTACGCACGATGATTTTCGGGGAGGTGCCAATTTGGATGGTCTATTTGTTCGCTACTTGGAACAGTTCAAGGCATATGGGCTGTTTGAACGATCCATTGTGATACTCCTGAGTGATCATGGCTCTCGATATGGACCGCTGGCAGAGCATTACACCGGATTTCTGGAGGAACGCCAGCCCATGTTGCACATTTACCTGCCACCCTGGTATCGAAGACGTTATCCCTCGGTGGAAAGAGCGTTAACTTTGAACAAGAATCGCCTGAGTTCCAACTACGATTTACACTTGGGTATCAGGCAGTTGATCGAGCAGATTCATCCGAGACTTGATTTTATAAGGAGCGTCAAATGTGACTATTGTCGATCTATTCTGCGAGTGCTGCCCAGAAATCGAAGTTGCTCTGATGCCGGTATCCCCGATCATTGGTGCACTTGCAAGCCCTTCGTAACTGTTCGCATCACTTTGTTTATTCGAAGACTCACCCAGTTGACTGTGAGTCGGATGAACAGGTATCTGAAGATGCTGAATGTCGATGGAGTTTGTCATCGGATTAAGTTAAATAAGGTACTAAAGGCCGACCGGCAGCTGCACTTCAATGAATTAGGCAACGAAGTGCCATCTCCTAATAATGTAGAGACCTATCGGCTTGTCTTTACCACCAAACCAAATGATGCAAAGTTTAGATCCATCGTTAAAAGCAACGAGAACAATGATATCGTGACCATTCAAATGGATATGATCAGTCGTCTAAATTCCTATCGCAATGAGTCGTATTGTGTTGACGATGCTCTGGCAAAGAAATTCTGCATGTGCTATGCTGAACAGTTTCTAAAACTTGGGGAGCGTGGGGTATTAAAAGTTAGGAAAGTCAAATATAAATTTCATGAGAACGAGGACGACTATTATGATGAGGCCAAATATAATAATCATATTTCTTAG
- the LOC108063616 gene encoding uncharacterized protein isoform X1 — translation MFRYNARKLCFCMVFVLLVFILANHKSDESKKKTIEETLIDIEPVTQITLNHSEQTSENVFERFFVFSPRCKMPKVNPFVEGFPELKPLEFKSCTDEPSLVSVIYDRERQHYMLHLNMEVSLNHFADYSIFGCTYIEVVPGGEDVFAYVEPPEYFPQDWIVPSHFLGVIVECHEMANKSRVLQRDAFSFVQQPKNRNEDNDRLRGAKYPSVFLFGIDSISRMNFRRSMPLTSTFVSQKGWFEMEGYNKVADNTLPNLMAILTGRTPRQWRSQCDVRKSGCLDSLTFLWNHFHNAGYLTAYAEDLSSISTFNYLKMGFKRPPVDFYLRPFLMVIEQAMQTLEYFGFKYCVGRKHSFTYVFDFAKQLIERFVLEQPKPIFGLFWTSSFTHDDFRGGANLDGLFVRYLEQFKAYGLFERSIVILLSDHGSRYGPLAEHYTGFLEERQPMLHIYLPPWYRRRYPSVERALTLNKNRLSSNYDLHLGIRQLIEQIHPRLDFIRSVKCDYCRSILRVLPRNRSCSDAGIPDHWCTCKPFVTVRITLFIRRLTQLTVSRMNRYLKMLNVDGVCHRIKLNKVLKADRQLHFNELGNEVPSPNNVETYRLVFTTKPNDAKFRSIVKSNENNDIVTIQMDMISRLNSYRNESYCVDDALAKKFCMCYAEQFLKLGERGVLKVRKVKYKFHENEDDYYDEAKYNNHIS, via the exons ATGTTTCGATATAATGCCCGCAAATTATGCTTTTGCATGGTTTTCGTGCTATTGGTTTTTATACTAGCAAACCATAAGTCAGAcgaatcgaaaaaaaaaactatagaaGAGACCTTGATCGATATAGAGCCCGTAACACAAATCACATTGAACCACAGTGAACAGACTTCGGAAAATGTTTTCGAAAGGTTCTTCGTATTCAGTCCAAGGTGCAAGATGCCAAAGGTCAATCCGTTCGTGGAGGGGTTCCCCGAGTTGAAACCTCTAGAATTCAAGTCATGCACCGATGAGCCAAGTTTGGTCAGCGTTATCTACGATCGTGAGAGGCAACACTATATGCTGCACTTGAATATGGAAGTATCGTTGAATCACTTTGCGGATTATTCGATTTTTGGTTGCACTTACATCGAGGTAGTTCCTGGAGGCGAAGACGTTTTTGCTTA TGTAGAACCTCCGGAATACTTCCCCCAGGATTGGATAGTGCCGAGTCATTTCCTGGGCGTAATAGTCGAGTGTCACGAGATGGCAAACAAGTCGAGGGTTTTGCAACGTGATGCCTTCTCGTTTGTTCAGCAACCGAAGAATCGGAATGAGGATAATGATCGACTCAGGGGTGCCAAGTATCCCAGTGTCTTTCTCTTCGGGATCGATAGTATATCCCGCATGAATTTCCGGAGGAGTATGCCGCTCACTTCGACCTTTGTCAGCCAGAAGGGTTGGTTCGAGATGGAGGGTTATAACAAGGTGGCCGACAATACCCTGCCGAATTTAATGGCCATACTCACGGGTCGTACCCCTCGACAATGGCGATCGCAATGTGATGTGCGAAAGTCCGGCTGCCTGGACAGCCTGACCTTCTTGTGGAATCACTTTCATAACGCCGGTTACTTGACTGCCTATGCCGAGGACTTGTCTTCAATCTCCACgtttaactatttaaaaatggGTTTCAAACGTCCCCCCGTGGATTTCTACTTGCGACCCTTTCTCATGGTCATCGAACAGGCTATGCAAACGTTGGAGTACTTTGGCTTTAAATACTGCGTGGGCAGGAAGCACAGTTTTACGTACGTCTTTGATTTTGCGAAACAGCTAATAGAGCGTTTTGTACTCGAGCAGCCGAAACCGATTTTTGGCCTTTTTTGGACGAGCAGCTTTACGCACGATGATTTTCGGGGAGGTGCCAATTTGGATGGTCTATTTGTTCGCTACTTGGAACAGTTCAAGGCATATGGGCTGTTTGAACGATCCATTGTGATACTCCTGAGTGATCATGGCTCTCGATATGGACCGCTGGCAGAGCATTACACCGGATTTCTGGAGGAACGCCAGCCCATGTTGCACATTTACCTGCCACCCTGGTATCGAAGACGTTATCCCTCGGTGGAAAGAGCGTTAACTTTGAACAAGAATCGCCTGAGTTCCAACTACGATTTACACTTGGGTATCAGGCAGTTGATCGAGCAGATTCATCCGAGACTTGATTTTATAAGGAGCGTCAAATGTGACTATTGTCGATCTATTCTGCGAGTGCTGCCCAGAAATCGAAGTTGCTCTGATGCCGGTATCCCCGATCATTGGTGCACTTGCAAGCCCTTCGTAACTGTTCGCATCACTTTGTTTATTCGAAGACTCACCCAGTTGACTGTGAGTCGGATGAACAGGTATCTGAAGATGCTGAATGTCGATGGAGTTTGTCATCGGATTAAGTTAAATAAGGTACTAAAGGCCGACCGGCAGCTGCACTTCAATGAATTAGGCAACGAAGTGCCATCTCCTAATAATGTAGAGACCTATCGGCTTGTCTTTACCACCAAACCAAATGATGCAAAGTTTAGATCCATCGTTAAAAGCAACGAGAACAATGATATCGTGACCATTCAAATGGATATGATCAGTCGTCTAAATTCCTATCGCAATGAGTCGTATTGTGTTGACGATGCTCTGGCAAAGAAATTCTGCATGTGCTATGCTGAACAGTTTCTAAAACTTGGGGAGCGTGGGGTATTAAAAGTTAGGAAAGTCAAATATAAATTTCATGAGAACGAGGACGACTATTATGATGAGGCCAAATATAATAATCATATTTCTTAG
- the LOC108063616 gene encoding uncharacterized protein isoform X3 translates to MFRYNARKLCFCMVFVLLVFILANHKSDESKKKTIEETLIDIEPVTQITLNHSEQTSENVFERFFVFSPRCKMPKVNPFVEGFPELKPLEFKSCTDEPSLVSVIYDRERQHYMLHLNMEVSLNHFADYSIFGCTYIEVVPGGEDVFAYVEPPEYFPQDWIVPSHFLGVIVECHEMANKSRVLQRDAFSFVQQPKNRNEDNDRLRGAKYPSVFLFGIDSISRMNFRRSMPLTSTFVSQKGWFEMEGYNKVADNTLPNLMAILTGRTPRQWRSQCDVRKSGCLDSLTFLWNHFHNAGYLTAYAEDLSSISTFNYLKMGFKRPPVDFYLRPFLMVIEQAMQTLEYFGFKYCVGRKHSFTRNRFLAFFGRAALRTMIFGEVPIWMVYLFATWNSSRHMGCLNDPL, encoded by the exons ATGTTTCGATATAATGCCCGCAAATTATGCTTTTGCATGGTTTTCGTGCTATTGGTTTTTATACTAGCAAACCATAAGTCAGAcgaatcgaaaaaaaaaactatagaaGAGACCTTGATCGATATAGAGCCCGTAACACAAATCACATTGAACCACAGTGAACAGACTTCGGAAAATGTTTTCGAAAGGTTCTTCGTATTCAGTCCAAGGTGCAAGATGCCAAAGGTCAATCCGTTCGTGGAGGGGTTCCCCGAGTTGAAACCTCTAGAATTCAAGTCATGCACCGATGAGCCAAGTTTGGTCAGCGTTATCTACGATCGTGAGAGGCAACACTATATGCTGCACTTGAATATGGAAGTATCGTTGAATCACTTTGCGGATTATTCGATTTTTGGTTGCACTTACATCGAGGTAGTTCCTGGAGGCGAAGACGTTTTTGCTTA TGTAGAACCTCCGGAATACTTCCCCCAGGATTGGATAGTGCCGAGTCATTTCCTGGGCGTAATAGTCGAGTGTCACGAGATGGCAAACAAGTCGAGGGTTTTGCAACGTGATGCCTTCTCGTTTGTTCAGCAACCGAAGAATCGGAATGAGGATAATGATCGACTCAGGGGTGCCAAGTATCCCAGTGTCTTTCTCTTCGGGATCGATAGTATATCCCGCATGAATTTCCGGAGGAGTATGCCGCTCACTTCGACCTTTGTCAGCCAGAAGGGTTGGTTCGAGATGGAGGGTTATAACAAGGTGGCCGACAATACCCTGCCGAATTTAATGGCCATACTCACGGGTCGTACCCCTCGACAATGGCGATCGCAATGTGATGTGCGAAAGTCCGGCTGCCTGGACAGCCTGACCTTCTTGTGGAATCACTTTCATAACGCCGGTTACTTGACTGCCTATGCCGAGGACTTGTCTTCAATCTCCACgtttaactatttaaaaatggGTTTCAAACGTCCCCCCGTGGATTTCTACTTGCGACCCTTTCTCATGGTCATCGAACAGGCTATGCAAACGTTGGAGTACTTTGGCTTTAAATACTGCGTGGGCAGGAAGCACAGTTTTAC CCGAAACCGATTTTTGGCCTTTTTTGGACGAGCAGCTTTACGCACGATGATTTTCGGGGAGGTGCCAATTTGGATGGTCTATTTGTTCGCTACTTGGAACAGTTCAAGGCATATGGGCTGTTTGAACGATCCATTGTGA
- the LOC108063618 gene encoding uncharacterized protein, whose product MESRFRVNHWLFKLLCLCGFLITVVYITKQPSISSDTMIRNDTIIYKIQRFRQTWRWRTFAKSQLQQYFVNTSKCQIRYVDPFNEEVMEIYNPPTLVTCSNQSDLITTNYNERRKRHYLHINDEVALRLLNFIDMEYYCFYREIVYGSKADTYDKLGEKMNFTNGYEVPLHVEGMIVECQTVEDPIKVLQKDAFTFVQHRPMSKELEKPKGPRKPSVIMYGIDTLSRINLRRTMPKVFKFLQGPGWYEMQGYNKVGDNSFPNILAILSGYSESTAKQQVCDTNKAGCLDEMPMIWKYFKNASYLTGYAEDESDSNHFTYLKPGFSKKPTDFYFRPMLRALETELDVYRLPYMRYCLGRRIANRYVYDYGRQFTKRFVHERPIWGMFWSNHFSHDDPFMPSSMQEKVLGDLLDFQEDGDLEEMIMIFFADHGTRFGRLTELQEGFLEERLPMMFIHLPPWFRETYPSYVQALELNQHRLSSNFDLHNTLKHIIEIGGTPDGPKLPKSFDCPTCQSLFHPLPEDRTCPQAGIEEHWCTCEPYRIITGQEWTTPIAHSVIDRMNEYFVQKKLNRLCSNLTLNYIHKTEIKSSRYAERKKVETAEYHIKFRVKQNSADFQATVLYNNRTQKAEVDVEKISRTNSYKDDSTCINDKLAKLYCICKSNLKKKS is encoded by the exons ATGGAGTCACGTTTTCGGGTCAACCACTGGCTGTTTAAGCTCCTATGCTTGTGTGGCTTTTTGATAACTGTAGTGTATATAACGAAGCAACCATCTATTTCATCCGATACGATGATACGAAACGATACGATCATATACAAAATCCAGCGATTTCGCCAGACTTGGAGATGGCGTACTTTCGCCAAGTCACAACTGCAGCAGTACTTTGTGAATACATCAAAGTGCCAGATCCGCTACGTGGATCCCTTCAACGAAGAAGTGATGGAAATATACAACCCGCCAACCCTAGTCACTTGCTCAAATCAATCCGATCTCATTACAACCAACTACAATGAAAGGCGGAAGCGCCATTATTTGCATATCAACGATGAAGTTGCCCTTAGATTACTGAACTTCATCGACATGGAATACTACTGTTTTTACAGGGAAATCGTATACGGAAGTAAAGCAGATACCTATGACAA ACTCGGGGAAAAGATGAACTTTACCAATGGATATGAGGTGCCTCTGCATGTGGAGGGAATGATCGTCGAGTGCCAGACGGTTGAGGATCCGATAAAGGTCCTTCAGAAGGATGCATTTACGTTCGTCCAACATCGTCCGATGTCCAAGGAACTCGAAAAACCGAAAGGCCCCCGAAAGCCAAGTGTCATAATGTACGGCATCGACACTCTTTCCCGGATTAACCTAAGGCGCACTATGCCTAAAGTCTTTAAGTTCCTTCAGGGTCCTGGGTGGTATGAGATGCAGGGATACAACAAG GTGGGCGACAATTCATTTCCCAATATACTCGCCATTCTCAGTGGATATTCGGAAAGTACGGCCAAGCAACAGGTGTGCGATACTAACAAAGCGGGCTGCTTGGACGAAATGCCAATGATATGGAAATACTTCAAGAACGCCAGCTATTTAACGGGCTATGCAGAGGATGAGAGCGACTCGAATCATTTTACCTATTTGAAGCCCGGTTTCTCAAAAAAACCCACGGACTTCTACTTTCGCCCAATGCTACGGGCTCTGGAGACCGAATTGGATGTGTACCGATTGCCCTACATGCGATATTGTTTGGGCCGTAGAATTGCGAATCGTTATGTTTACGACTATGGACGCCAGTTTACGAAGCGCTTCGTTCACGAGCGACCCATTTGGGGTATGTTCTGGTCGAATCACTTCAGTCACGATGATCCCTTTATGCCTTCGTCCATGCAGGAGAAGGTTCTCGGGGATCTACTCGACTTCCAAGAGGACGGGGACTTGGAGGAAATGATTATGATATTCTTTGCCGATCACGGTACCAGATTTGGTAGGTTAACAGAGCTGCAGGAGGGATTCCTGGAGGAGCGGCTGCCCATGATGTTCATCCACCTGCCTCCCTGGTTCCGTGAGACGTATCCTTCTTATGTGCAGGCACTAGAACTAAATCAGCACAGGCTCAGTTCCAACTTTGATCTGCACAATACACTGAAGCACATCATCGAGATTGGAGGTACCCCAGATGGCCCGAAACTACCCAAGTCCTTCGACTGCCCCACCTGCCAGTCGCTGTTCCATCCTCTGCCGGAGGATCGCACCTGCCCACAGGCGGGCATCGAGGAGCACTGGTGCACCTGCGAACCCTACAGAATTATCACAGGACAGGAGTGGACGACTCCCATTGCCCATAGTGTGATCGATCGGATGAACGAATATTTCGTGCAGAAGAAGCTCAATCGCCTTTGCAGCAATCTGACGCTGAACTATATCCACAAGACTGAGATCAAATCGAGTAGGTACGCAGAGCGGAAGAAAGTGGAGACCGCCGAATACCATATCAAGTTTAGAGTCAAGCAGAATAGTGCTGATTTTCAAGCCACCGTTTTGTATAATAATCGCACTCAAAAAGCAGAAGTGGATGTTGAGAAAATCAGCAGAACGAACTCATACAAGGATGATTCTACCTGCATCAATGACAAGCTTGCCAAGCTGTATTGCATTTGCAAAAGTaatcttaagaaaaaatcgtaa
- the LOC108063682 gene encoding uncharacterized protein produces the protein MESRIHTYQWVYKFLGLCYFLIAVVFVIYGSNVSWSTKIKQIRNPNLSRISESEDKPEPQLYYLKTSKCHIPYVDPFNDEVMEIYKPQTLITCSNETDLILTEYNASIKRHVLHIDEKVALKLLNFTEAEYNCFYREIKYGDQAETFDKLGEKKYFTNGYEVPLHVEGMIVECQLAKDPKVVLQKDAFTFVQHRPLPKNLESPRGTRKPSVIMYGIDSLSRINLRRTMPKVFKFLQGPGWYEMKGYNKVGDNSFPNIIAILSGYSETTAKEQVCDTNKAGCLDEMPMIWKYFKNASYLTGYAEDESDSNHFTYLKPGFSKKPTDFYFRPMLRALETELDVYRLPYMRYCLGRRMANRYVFDYGRQFTKRFVHERPIWGMFWSNHFSHDDPFMPSSMQEKVLGDLLDFQEDGDLEEMIMIFFADHGTRFGRLTELQEGFLEERLPMMFIHLPPWFRETYPSYAQALELNQHRLSSNFDLHNTLKHIIEIGGTPDGPKLPKSFDCPTCQSLFHPLPEDRTCPQAGIEEHWCTCEPYRIITGQEWTTPIAHSVIDRMNEYFVHKNLNRLCSNLTLNYIHKTEIKTGPNLDYFKDLRQESAVYRIKFKVNQNGADFQATVVYNNSTQKAEVNVEKISRTNSYKEDSTCINDKLAKLYCICFGDIKA, from the exons ATGGAGTCGCGTATTCATACCTACCAATGGGTCTACAAGTTCCTCGGCTTGTGTTACTTTTTGATAGCTGTGGTTTTCGTAATATATGGTTCAAACGTGTCGTGGAGTACGAAAATCAAGCAAATTCGGAACCCAAATCTATCGCGAATTTCGGAATCGGAAGACAAGCCGGAACCACAGCTATACTATCTGAAAACCTCCAAGTGCCACATCCCCTATGTGGATCCCTTCAACGACGAAGTAATGGAAATATACAAGCCGCAAACACTAATCACCTGTTCAAATGAGACCGATCTCATATTGACAGAATACAACGCCAGTATTAAGCGACATGTTTTGCACATCGATGAAAAAGTGGCTCTTAAATTGCTGAACTTTACCGAAGCGGAGTACAATTGCTTTTACCGGGAAATCAAATACGGGGATCAAGCAGAAACCTTTGACAA ACTCGGGGAGAAGAAGTACTTTACCAATGGATATGAGGTGCCTCTGCATGTGGAGGGGATGATCGTCGAGTGCCAGTTGGCAAAGGATCCAAAAGTGGTCCTCCAGAAGGACGCCTTTACGTTCGTCCAACATCGACCTCTGCCCAAGAACCTTGAAAGCCCGAGGGGCACTAGAAAACCAAGTGTCATTATGTACGGCATCGATTCGCTATCCCGGATTAATCTACGCCGTACTATGCCCAAGGTCTTTAAGTTCCTTCAGGGTCCTGGGTGGTACGAGATGAAGGGATACAACAAG GTGGGCGACAACTCATTTCCCAATATAATCGCCATTCTCAGTGGATACTCGGAAACTACGGCCAAGGAACAGGTGTGCGATACTAACAAAGCGGGCTGCTTGGACGAAATGCCAATGATATGGAAGTACTTCAAGAATGCCAGCTATTTGACGGGTTATGCAGAGGACGAGAGTGACTCGAATCATTTTACCTATTTGAAGCCCGGTTTCTCAAAAAAACCCACGGACTTCTACTTTCGCCCAATGCTACGGGCTTTGGAGACCGAATTGGATGTGTACCGATTGCCTTACATGCGATATTGTTTGGGCCGTAGAATGGCAAATCGTTATGTTTTCGACTATGGACGCCAGTTTACGAAGCGCTTCGTTCACGAGCGACCCATTTGGGGTATGTTCTGGTCGAATCACTTCAGTCACGATGATCCCTTTATGCCTTCGTCCATGCAGGAGAAGGTTCTCGGGGATCTGCTCGACTTCCAAGAGGACGGGGACTTGGAGGAAATGATTATGATATTCTTTGCCGACCACGGTACCAGATTTGGTCGCTTAACAGAGCTGCAGGAGGGATTCCTGGAGGAGCGGCTGCCCATGATGTTCATTCACCTGCCTCCCTGGTTCCGTGAGACATATCCCTCCTATGCGCAGGCACTAGAACTAAATCAGCACAGGCTAAGTTCCAACTTTGATCTGCACAACACACTAAAGCACATCATCGAGATTGGAGGTACCCCAGATGGCCCGAAACTACCCAAGTCCTTCGACTGCCCCACCTGCCAGTCGCTGTTCCATCCTCTGCCGGAGGATCGCACCTGTCCACAGGCGGGCATCGAGGAGCACTGGTGCACCTGTGAGCCCTACAGAATTATCACAGGACAGGAGTGGACGACTCCCATTGCCCATAGTGTGATCGATCGGATGAACGAGTATTTCGTGCACAAGAATCTCAACCGCCTTTGCAGCAATCTGACGCTGAACTATATCCACAAGACTGAGATCAAAACGGGTCCGAACTTGGATTATTTCAAGGATCTGAGGCAGGAGAGCGCCGTATATCGCATAAAGTTCAAAGTAAATCAAAATGGCGCTGATTTTCAAGCCACCGTGGTCTATAATAATTCCACTCAAAAAGCAGAAGTGAATGTGGAAAAAATCAGCAGAACAAACTCATACAAGGAAGACTCTACCTGTATCAATGACAAGCTTGCCAAACTGTATTGCATTTGCTTTGGTGACATCAAGGCTTAA